The Arachis hypogaea cultivar Tifrunner chromosome 19, arahy.Tifrunner.gnm2.J5K5, whole genome shotgun sequence genome has a window encoding:
- the LOC112779766 gene encoding uncharacterized protein, producing the protein MSAKEKQVAQIFERKRWIIEQARQQYLAWEHHLYPNLILHGIPPPPWLSNYSLPKDLNKDDLVSEVLFSQPPFGVPFSSHRYSLYSNLGVVSEAALYQSGLQNEIHAPREDYNKGDRLSNLLDCSVNNDGCASSGPAELDSGAISPQNQMEPRVSDSYVDPALSLAKLQRSKSRQRALELRTSAQPPKRRSGDDNNASICAGTVTGSGFPIVQADSSEEPELIKDFNSNIQGCSTKEVRSYRQTQTSDKLNFSRRITRSTSIAQKSNSFNVANSSIIKADGAPNKLGEPLELVDQPLFTNERCEAKEGIKQEHQMKEARSSAYRTKMKRITIKLAG; encoded by the exons ATGTCGGCGAAGGAGAAGCAAGTGGCGCAGATCTTCGAGAGGAAGAGGTGGATAATCGAGCAGGCTCGTCAGCAGTACCTTGCGTGGGAGCACCACCTTTACCCCAACCTCATCCTCCACGGAATTCCCCCTCCTCCCTGGCTCTCCAACTACTCACTTCCCAAAG ATTTGAACAAGGATGATCTTGTCTCTGAAGTTCTATTTTCTCAGCCACCGTTTGGGGTTCCTTTCTCTAGTCATCGTTACAGTCTATATAGCAATCTCGGTGTCGTATCAGAGGCTGCTCTGTATCAGAGTGGTTTACAGAATGAAATCCATGCTCCGAGAGAAGACTATAACAAAGGAGACAGGCTTTCAAATTTGCTAGATTGCTCTGTCAACAATGATGGATGTGCCTCAAGTGGTCCTGCCGAACTGGATTCTGGTGCTATATCTCCTCAGAATCAAATGGAACCAAGAGTTTCAGATAGTTACGTTGACCCAGCTTTGTCACTGGCAAAGTTACAAAGATCTAAATCAAGGCAGAGGGCTCTCGAGCTACGTACCAGTGCTCAACCACCCAAACGCAGGTCAGGAGATGATAACAATGCTAGCATCTGTGCTGGGACAGTTACAGGTTCTGGATTTCCAATAGTACAGGCAGACAGTAGTGAGGAGCCAGAATTAATCAAGGATTTTAATTCCAACATTCAAGGTTGTTCCACCAAAGAAGTAAGAAGTTACCGTCAGACTCAAACAAGTGACAAGCTTAATTTCTCTCGTCGAATAACAAGATCTACGAGCATAGCTCAGAAATCTAACTCTTTCAATGTTGCTAACTCTTCGATTATTAAGGCAGATGGTGCACCTAATAAATTGGGTGAGCCATTGGAGCTAGTTGACCAACCTTTATTTACAAATGAAAGATGTGAAGCTAAGGAAGGAATCAAACAAGAGCATCAAATGAAGGAAGCTAGAAGCAGTGCTTATCGtacaaaaatgaaaagaataacAATAAAGCTAGCTGGCTAA
- the LOC112777296 gene encoding uncharacterized protein isoform X1, with protein sequence METPPTIKSPKSEAVTPKLRDMLNIDVDTNNVVAHPPNSIITLDVLRKYFMVSFDLNQPVAKLDQGENENFMVVESSAAKGTEKKSSSMKFMKKKAMMRNMRISSSSENAEMENDEDVDSLIVMGCTDCYIYVMVSKSNPKCPRCQNPNLLDVLEVMNFPKTAKPNKRMRISQI encoded by the exons ATGGAAACACCACCCACCATTAAATCACCAAAAAGTGAAGCTGTTACCCCTAAGTTGAGAGATATGCTGAACATTGATGTTGATACTAATAATGTTGTTGCTCATCCTCCGAACTCAATAATTACCCTCGATGTACTTCGTAAATATTTTATGGTATCCTTTGACCTCAATCAACCTGTTGCTAAACTTGATCAGGGTGAAAATGAAAACTTTATG GTTGTTGAATCATCAGCTGCTAagggaacagaaaagaaaagcagCAGCATGAAGTTCATGAAGAAGAAAGCAATGATGAGAAATATGAGGATATCATCAAGTTCTGAGAATGCTGAAATGGAAAATGATGAAGATGTGGATTCATTGATTGTGATGGGATGCACTGATTGTTACATCTATGTGATGGTATCCAAATCCAACCCTAAATGCCCAAGATGCCAGAATCCCAACCTGTTGGATGTGCTTGAAGTGATGAACTTTCCTAAGACTGCTAAGCCTAATAAGAGAATGAGGATCAGTCAAATTTAA
- the LOC112777296 gene encoding uncharacterized protein isoform X2 yields METPPTIKSPKSEAVTPKLRDMLNIDVDTNNVVAHPPNSIITLDVLRKYFMVVESSAAKGTEKKSSSMKFMKKKAMMRNMRISSSSENAEMENDEDVDSLIVMGCTDCYIYVMVSKSNPKCPRCQNPNLLDVLEVMNFPKTAKPNKRMRISQI; encoded by the exons ATGGAAACACCACCCACCATTAAATCACCAAAAAGTGAAGCTGTTACCCCTAAGTTGAGAGATATGCTGAACATTGATGTTGATACTAATAATGTTGTTGCTCATCCTCCGAACTCAATAATTACCCTCGATGTACTTCGTAAATATTTTATG GTTGTTGAATCATCAGCTGCTAagggaacagaaaagaaaagcagCAGCATGAAGTTCATGAAGAAGAAAGCAATGATGAGAAATATGAGGATATCATCAAGTTCTGAGAATGCTGAAATGGAAAATGATGAAGATGTGGATTCATTGATTGTGATGGGATGCACTGATTGTTACATCTATGTGATGGTATCCAAATCCAACCCTAAATGCCCAAGATGCCAGAATCCCAACCTGTTGGATGTGCTTGAAGTGATGAACTTTCCTAAGACTGCTAAGCCTAATAAGAGAATGAGGATCAGTCAAATTTAA